A genomic segment from Halobacteriovorax sp. HLS encodes:
- a CDS encoding HAD-IIIA family hydrolase, which produces MKEISLLIKCDLATDYITHIEKFFSVKLVKELTDNCLVINSEVFVDWEYLRSCLGNTSINFQFIEFYQQEVELDRYRDSGISYYFNSDAKSIHLPLVEYSEHQENLKKALFLDRDGIINIDTGYVYKFSEDIIYEDIAGLISLANSQNFEVIVVTNQAGVARGKYTIEDVNLFHTQLKAFLKKSNAIIDHIEICPFHFEKGLAPWNFNSLLRKPMPGMLLRACSLRGVSLLGSLMVGDKESDHLNLIGPRYLLLEDNYKISENFEKFDSRSQLFEKISNYLNKTLDLS; this is translated from the coding sequence ATGAAAGAGATATCTTTACTAATTAAATGTGACTTAGCTACTGACTATATAACTCATATTGAAAAGTTTTTTTCTGTGAAACTAGTAAAAGAGCTGACTGACAATTGTCTAGTAATCAATAGTGAAGTCTTTGTTGATTGGGAGTATTTAAGAAGCTGTTTAGGTAATACAAGTATCAATTTTCAATTTATTGAATTCTATCAACAAGAAGTTGAACTTGATCGCTATCGAGACTCTGGAATCAGCTATTATTTCAACTCTGACGCCAAGTCTATTCATTTACCTCTGGTAGAATATTCTGAGCACCAAGAGAATTTAAAGAAGGCCTTATTCTTAGATCGTGATGGTATCATCAATATTGATACTGGTTACGTTTATAAGTTTAGCGAAGATATTATTTATGAAGATATCGCAGGCCTTATTAGCTTGGCCAATTCTCAAAACTTTGAAGTTATTGTTGTTACCAATCAAGCAGGAGTTGCTAGAGGCAAGTACACTATAGAAGACGTTAATCTCTTTCATACACAGCTTAAAGCTTTCTTAAAAAAATCTAATGCAATAATTGATCATATTGAGATCTGTCCATTTCACTTTGAAAAAGGACTTGCTCCGTGGAACTTCAACTCTCTACTTAGAAAGCCAATGCCTGGAATGTTACTTAGAGCGTGTTCACTTAGAGGAGTTTCTTTACTAGGTTCGTTGATGGTAGGGGATAAGGAAAGTGATCACCTCAATCTGATTGGTCCAAGATATCTGCTCTTAGAAGATAATTATAAGATCTCTGAGAATTTTGAAAAGTTTGATTCTAGAAGTCAGCTTTTTGAGAAAATTTCAAATTACTTGAATAAAACGCTTGATTTATCATAA
- a CDS encoding Hsp70 family protein has translation MAHYAIDFGTSNSLLNYICDSGTITPVPLEKDGSFILRSLLFTPSKGKWFYGKEAIEQYVENDGEGRFFRSLKKFLPEANYSGTEVHNRKMKITELISVFLRELKHRADSFTQCEVDKVVLGRPAMYSRDKKSDQLAEDRMRQAAELAGFKEIIFCPEPLAAGLDFDKDNKEEKIVLIADFGGGTSDFTLMKLHSGTYSQDDILGLSGVFVAGDAIDGETMNKFISKHFGSDFEYQVPFGNNILKFPKLLLNKLCSPAHITHLREKETWEYLKEIQKFSIDEESKRKLDQLFTLVECQLGFPIFNEIEQAKISISTNPNDQYIFQYKYPGININQEISPTEYYQKIQVVIDKIIASLKDVFEQSKLSIEDVDQVCLTGGSAQFKLIQDELSQLFGQEKLIKYNIYNSVVGGLSEYAIKLD, from the coding sequence ATGGCCCACTATGCAATTGACTTTGGAACCTCAAACTCACTACTAAATTATATTTGCGATTCAGGAACGATTACTCCTGTGCCTCTTGAAAAGGACGGATCCTTCATTTTAAGATCACTCTTATTTACTCCAAGCAAGGGAAAGTGGTTCTATGGAAAAGAGGCCATTGAACAATATGTAGAAAATGATGGAGAAGGAAGATTTTTTAGATCCCTCAAGAAATTCTTACCTGAAGCAAACTATAGTGGTACAGAAGTCCATAATCGAAAAATGAAAATCACTGAGTTAATTTCAGTATTTCTTAGGGAACTCAAGCACAGAGCAGATAGCTTTACACAATGTGAAGTTGATAAAGTAGTTCTCGGTAGACCAGCAATGTATTCCAGAGACAAGAAGTCTGACCAATTAGCTGAAGACAGAATGAGACAGGCTGCTGAACTAGCTGGCTTTAAGGAGATCATTTTTTGTCCTGAACCACTTGCTGCTGGACTAGATTTTGATAAAGATAATAAAGAAGAAAAAATCGTTCTCATCGCAGACTTTGGAGGAGGAACTTCAGATTTCACTCTCATGAAGCTGCATAGTGGAACTTACTCACAAGATGATATTTTAGGACTCAGTGGGGTCTTTGTGGCAGGAGATGCCATAGACGGCGAAACAATGAATAAATTCATCTCAAAACACTTTGGTTCTGACTTCGAATATCAAGTTCCCTTTGGAAATAATATATTAAAATTCCCTAAGCTTCTTTTAAATAAGCTTTGCTCCCCCGCACACATAACTCACCTTAGAGAGAAAGAAACATGGGAGTACTTAAAAGAAATCCAAAAATTTTCTATTGATGAAGAAAGTAAAAGAAAGCTAGATCAATTATTTACACTTGTAGAGTGCCAGCTAGGCTTTCCTATTTTCAATGAAATTGAGCAGGCCAAGATCTCCATTTCAACAAACCCTAACGATCAATATATTTTCCAGTATAAGTATCCTGGGATAAATATAAATCAGGAGATTTCTCCAACAGAATATTATCAAAAGATTCAGGTGGTAATAGATAAAATCATAGCTTCTTTAAAAGATGTATTTGAACAATCAAAACTAAGCATTGAAGACGTAGATCAAGTTTGTCTGACTGGTGGTAGTGCTCAGTTTAAATTGATACAAGATGAGTTGAGTCAACTCTTTGGACAAGAAAAGCTCATTAAGTACAATATCTATAATTCAGTTGTTGGTGGTCTTTCCGAGTATGCAATAAAGCTAGACTAG